Below is a window of Equus quagga isolate Etosha38 chromosome 4, UCLA_HA_Equagga_1.0, whole genome shotgun sequence DNA.
AATTTAGATTATAATTGCAGTGATACATTACTTCTTAGAATAAGAATGAACCAAGTATGGTGGCAATgataatatttgataaaatagtGTTATAACCTCCAATACAACGTCTTCCATTTCAAGATGCCTTTGATTTTGATTTTGGCTGTTCTCCACTGTCACTTTCATTGACTTTTCATGAAATTCTGCATCTTTGGCAAGCTTTGCATTTTTGTTCTGTAGTCATTTTATATCACGTTTACATTGTGTGGTCAGATGTTCTAGAGAGCGACTGAGCCATTGGCATCGTGGAGGGGGTAGATTTTAGTGTTAGAGAAGAACGTGTTTGAGTAGGAAATAATGTAAGTGATGAGTGAATAATTTTGCTGTGCTGAATTTTGCTTCTGATTGCAACTATGTAACTGGGGATTCCTATAATAAATCACAATAATCTCTGTGTAATACTGAAGATTTGTTATCATCAGAAACCTTGAGAGCTTTCTCTGAATTAAAACTTCttcaattattttgagattcttcTTGGAGGCATGGTCAGGTTCCCAGATCTTCATCGATGGTACTTGGATCATTTGGAACTGACTtaatgagagagaggagagctgaTTCCTCCGTTAGTAATCTTGTGGACTATAGTCACCGAAGTGGTGATTTCACAACTTCATCGTGTATGTATAAACACTATTGTTATATGTAACTTATGTAATAATGTTATGTTTTCCTCTTTATGGATATCATTAAAATCACAGTAGAAAGGAATAAAGTGAATCTTAGGAAGGTTTCAGGATAGTTTAATATGTTTCCTATTACCTCAtttgttgttttgctttaaagaatgtaaacaatttaaaatagatgTACATGAGTATCCAGATTCTGTCTGCCTATAATTTTttacttgcttttccttttaagaatgGATATCATAAAATATGCTAAATAATTCTTGTATTCTCCAATATAATTTGCCTTATATAGTATAATAATTACTTACAGTTAAATTCTGAACTAAAGATTGAAATCACCATTTAAAGACATAATTTAGAATTACTTTAGTTTAATATGCATGtgcctttattttcattcagttgaaATAAATACCCACACTGTTTCTGTCAGGGTACATAAGCTTAAACTTCTCAGAAATAAGTACCATAAAATAATACTACTAAGTAATTGAAGACAAAAGGTGCTAATGGAAGTTGGCAAATATAGCAGACAAAAGTGGAGTTTgatttaaatagaagaaaatacatttatttttaaaggtttaggtaattttaaataatcttattgGGGCAAGCCTTTGCTTTatttaagacaaatgaaaatatgtttttatttatttggctttGGGTGGAGGAGCTTTAGTGGACAGTATGAATAGCTTCCAGGTTTGGAGATGTAAAAACACAGGATAGAATAAATTTATTCCAACAGTTTATCCTTTCATGAGGTTCCATGTATTAGCCCAGTAGCAATCTAGCTCTTAAATTAGGCATATGGGTAAGTATTCTTTATCAACAAATGCTATAGTACTTCTCATCCCATTTGAAGATGAGACCCACCAGTGGTGTACTTTTAAAATTGGAGACGCCAGGCCTCTATTCTGACTCTTAGCTTCCCAGCCAGTATTAAAAAGCAGAGGTATGTCTGATGAGTAACCAGGGATAAGAACCTCTGCTGTTaacttgaaagaaaagataaaagatggaagaaattttTAGCTGTTAGCAAAGTTTGTCATAAAACTCAAAGGTTAATAATACTTACATGAAATAACTTTTGTACTTATTGCAGAgtaagaaaaatctccaaatcaCTGTCTCCCTAGggttattttgcttttatttatgaGTCATTTTCATTGAATTATTTCGCCCATTTAAAATTCCTTATTTGTTATCACATATTCTTCTGTCATGTCAATTTCTGGTTAATAAATTCAACTGTTTTACCTTCATCAAGTTGGTAGATTGATGTTTGCCTCTCATAAGCTATgatacatttctttcttctgaatttgTAATGTTGACTTTATATGGCAGTGCTGGATTTTACCAAAGGTATAGAAAGAGATAGATTTGCTTCTTCTGTAATAATAAGTAAGCTGTGTAGTTATGATATAGCAGTATTCATTTTGAATCCAATGTTTCATTTTGGCAGTAATTCGTAGTTTTAATAATACTcaaattatttcatgtaatcggttatctttctttcaaaaacagaTGTTCAAGACAGAGTTCCTTCTTCGTATTCACAGGGAGCAAGACCAAAAGAGAACTCAGTGAGCACTTTACAGTTGAATACATCATCCACAAACTACCAAATGCCTTCTGAACATCATACCATAGCATGTTCTAGGGACTCTAGTAGAAATTCTTTAAGATCGAATTCTTCTTCAAGAGAATTGGAATCTCCCCAACGTAGTACACAGCCtggattttcttatatttcaaatAGAGATGAACCCTCACCCATAAGCAGTTCAGATAGGGTTGGTTCATCTCAAAGATCATTTCAAGACTCTTCTGACAATGAAGGTAGACGTACGACTAGGAGATTGCTATCACGTATAGCTTCTAGTATGTCATCTACTTTTTTTTCACGAAGATCTAGTCAGGATTCCTTGAATACAAGATCAAGTTCTGAAAATTCTTATGTTTCTCCAAGAATCTTGACAGCTTCACAGTCTCGTAGTAATGCAGCCTCAACTTCTGATGTTTCTGATAATAGGGCATCTGAAGCTTCTCAGGGATTTAGATTTCTTAGGCGAAGATGGGGTTTGTCATCTCTTAGCCAAAATCATAGCTCTGAGCCAGATTCAGAAAATTTTAACCAAGAATCTGAAGGTAGAAATACAGGACCATGGTTATCTTCCTCACTTAGAAATAGATGCACACCCTTGTTCTCTAGAAGGAGGCGTGAGGGACGAGATGAATCTTCAAGGATACCTACCTCTGATATACCATCTAGATCTCATATTTTTAGAAGAGAATCAAATGAAGTGGTTCACCTTGAAACACAGAGTAATCCTATTGGAGCTGCTGCCAACAGACCACAAGCATCTGCAGCATCTAGCAGCGCTGCCACAGGTGGCTCCACATCAGATTCGGCTCACAGTGGAAGAAATACAGGAATAACAGGGATTCTTCCTGGTTCCTTATTCCGATTTGCAGTGCCCCCAGCACTTGGAAATAATCTGACCGACAATGTTATGATCACTGTAGATATTATTCCTTCAGGTTGGAGTTCATCTAATGGAAAAAGTGATAAAACTAAAAGTGCACCTTCAAGAGACCCAGAAAGactgcagaaaataaaagaaaggtaaatttgaATACTTGGCTTAAGCCTGTAAAGCAAgaggaaattagagaaagaactctttatttctaaaatggctTCTCATAACATTGATATCTGAAATTTCTTCCCTTAAAATTTGCATCCAGTAAGATGTTAGCAGCTTACTCAGAGGTAAACTGGATGAGAATTAATAATAGAGGTAGGCACTGTAGATTACATCAAGAAATAatctaaagattatttttaacCTGCTTTGGATACAGTTACatacaaagacaaaaatcttaCTCTCTTATCATATTCCTTGGTAGACTAGTGCTATATGGGATTGCTAAGAGGGTCCAAGTGGTCATGGATTATCAAGATAATCTGTCTTAGCCTTTGCTCaggtcatttatttctgttttctcacttcaaatcttttttgaaatgaagtgaaattatttgcacaaatgttttatttcatttttgaaatccCAAGTATATACTAAATATTCTTGatatattgtgaatatttgaCAGAAATACCAGTTTAAATTCAGGACTTAGAATCTTTTTATACAAAATGAATTTGTAGAGTTGAAGAGTTGTAGAGTTGAAGATTGCCTAAACATCTCTGGTAAGCATGAAAAGATGAAAGATCAGAGGTTTTAGTCCCAACTTGATTATTAATTTTGTCGTCTTAATGTAGGtacttgtttgctttttttctaccCAGAGAGAGCGTGAGTAGAAATACCAAAAAATATTGTTTGTGTTTATGAATGACTGGAAATGATTAACCAGGATGAGTTATGATAGCTATGTTTAGGAAATGTGCCTTTTTTCCAGCCTCCTTTTAGAGGActctgaagaagaagaaggtgaCTTATGTAGAATTTGTCAGATGGCAGCTGCATCATCATCTAACTTGCTGATAGAGCCATGCAAGTGCACAGGAAGTTTGCAGTATGTCCACCAAGAGTGTATGAAAAAGTGGTTACAGGCCAAAATTAACTCTGGTAAGATTTAcccttttgtgtattttgttttcacaatttttccaagggatgcatgtatgtatgcattGTAGTTAACAAATGTAATAATTGACTGTCAAGTTTATCATCTTATCAGAAGTGTCTTAATCATTTTTTGGAGAAAAAGCATTAAAGAGCGTTACTCTTGCGTTATAAATTTATAGTATTTCTTAAGTTCTATTTACTTCttcatacatgtatataataCAGCTGTGATTTGTTATTCATGGTGACCGTTATATCACGTAAGATCCTTTTGAATCGAGGAAATATATTTACCATTTACCAGCTACGTGTCCTTGAGAaagatttattatttctaatgctGTTATACAGTAATTATTTTAGTGATTCattgtttattgaatgcctattatgGAGCGAGGCACAGTTCTAGATGTGGCGTATAGAGTAGtgtaaacaagacagacaaggtgcTAGCTCTTGTGATGGTGGTGGTATTGGGTGTTAAAGGAATGCCTTGTTGAGGTGAGGACATCTAAACTGAATGACTTCCAGAATGAGGGCAAGAACATTCCAGCAGAGGGGACAACTATTGCAAAGACTTTAAGGTGGGAATGACTTAGGTGTGTTTGAAGAACTGAATTAaacccagtgtggctggagtataTAATTAGTGGGCAAGGAGAGGGGTGATACAGTGGAGTTAAGAGAGATTAGCAGAGGTTAGCTCATTCAAGACTTTTAAAGCTAACGTTTGAAGCTTAGATTTTTATCTAAGTGTAACGGGAAGCCAGTGAAGGGCAGGGGAGTAAAAtgatcttttttatattttggctgctctgtggagaatggattttaGGGGAACAAGAGTAGAACAGGGATTCCACCAGGAATCTATTGTGGTGACCAACCAGGAATCTGTCTTACaagaggtggtgatggtggtggtagaaATGGCTAGATTCTGGTATGTTTTGGAGGTAGATTCTAATAAGACTTGCCAGTGGATTGGGTGTGgtggagtgaaggagaaagaacagtTAGTGAAGCTAGTTTTTGCCTTGAGCAAAAGTAAATGGTGGGGCCATTTCCTGAAATAAAGAAGCCTGGGAATGGAATAAGGTTGGGACAGGaaatcaagagttctgttttggaGATATTATATATGAACTGCTTATTAGATAACCATATGCAAATGTCACCTAGGCAGTTAGCTAGACAAGCCTAGTGTTTCAGGAGTTATTAGCACTGAAAGTTTACAGTGTTGGGAATCATGAgcacataaataatattttaaactttgggACTAAATAAAGGTACTAGAGCAACAGTAGATATCAAAGAAATGAGCCcagggcagagccctggggcaCCCAGGCATTCagtgggagcagagaaggagatTTGAAGAACAGCCTCAGTCTGGTAAgatgaaaactaagaaaatgtaGTGTTGGGCAAGCCAGAAGAAGAAAGCGTTTTAAGGAGGTGTGATCAGCCCTGTCGAGTACTGGAAAGAGATCAGAACAAGGAgataagaacaaagaaatgacAATTGGATTTGGTAGCATGGATGTCCTTGGTGACTTCAGTCTGTGGAGTGGTAGGGTCATAAGCATGATTAGATTggactgagggaaaaaaaatgaagaccgGGAAACCCTGTTTCAATAAGCTTTGCTGTCAAGGAGATTGGAGATACGGGATAGAAATTAGAGAGTTATTGGGATCATGGagtgcatttttgttttgttttattgtgagGTAGGAGATTTGAGGgcgtgtttttattttaacaggagatacaatagaaggaaaaaaatgtatgaaaaggaaagggaaagatggGAGCCAGAGCACAAGTTGAGTAGTTAGCCTTCAGTAAGGAGAGTACTTCATTTCTAGGAGGCCGGTGTAAATATGGATGTTGATGCTTAttgttttggggagaagacgCTTGAATTCCTATATAATTGCTTCTGCTCGGTTAGTAAAGAGAGCAAAGGTCTTTATCTGACGAGGGGACAGGTTAAGAGATTTTGGTGTGTGGGGAAAATAATGTTGTAAGAT
It encodes the following:
- the MARCHF7 gene encoding E3 ubiquitin-protein ligase MARCHF7 isoform X2 → MESKPSRIPRRISVQPSSSLSARMMSGSRGSSLNDTYHSRDSSFRLDSEYQSTSASASASPFQSTWYSESEITQGARSRSQNQQRDHDSKRPKLSCTNCTSTSAGRSVGHGLNAVSDSSWRHGQVPRSSSMVLGSFGTDLMRERRADSSVSNLVDYSHRSGDFTTSSYVQDRVPSSYSQGARPKENSVSTLQLNTSSTNYQMPSEHHTIACSRDSSRNSLRSNSSSRELESPQRSTQPGFSYISNRDEPSPISSSDRVGSSQRSFQDSSDNEGRRTTRRLLSRIASSMSSTFFSRRSSQDSLNTRSSSENSYVSPRILTASQSRSNAASTSDVSDNRASEASQGFRFLRRRWGLSSLSQNHSSEPDSENFNQESEGRNTGPWLSSSLRNRCTPLFSRRRREGRDESSRIPTSDIPSRSHIFRRESNEVVHLETQSNPIGAAANRPQASAASSSAATGGSTSDSAHSGRNTGITGILPGSLFRFAVPPALGNNLTDNVMITVDIIPSGWSSSNGKSDKTKSAPSRDPERLQKIKESLLLEDSEEEEGDLCRICQMAAASSSNLLIEPCKCTGSLQYVHQECMKKWLQAKINSGSSLEAVTTCELCKEKLQLNLEDFDIHELHRAHANEQAEYEFISSGLYLVVLLHLCEQSFSDMMGNTNEPSTRVRFINLARTLQAHMEDLETSEDDSEEDGDHNRTFDIA
- the MARCHF7 gene encoding E3 ubiquitin-protein ligase MARCHF7 isoform X1, which translates into the protein MESKPSRIPRRISVQPSSSLSARMMSGSRGSSLNDTYHSRDSSFRLDSEYQSTSASASASPFQSTWYSESEITQGARSRSQNQQRDHDSKRPKLSCTNCTSTSAGRSVGHGLNAVSDSSWRHGQVPRSSSMVLGSFGTDLMRERRADSSVSNLVDYSHRSGDFTTSSYVQDRVPSSYSQGARPKENSVSTLQLNTSSTNYQMPSEHHTIACSRDSSRNSLRSNSSSRELESPQRSTQPGFSYISNRDEPSPISSSDRVGSSQRSFQDSSDNEGRRTTRRLLSRIASSMSSTFFSRRSSQDSLNTRSSSENSYVSPRILTASQSRSNAASTSDVSDNRASEASQGFRFLRRRWGLSSLSQNHSSEPDSENFNQESEGRNTGPWLSSSLRNRCTPLFSRRRREGRDESSRIPTSDIPSRSHIFRRESNEVVHLETQSNPIGAAANRPQASAASSSAATGGSTSDSAHSGRNTGITGILPGSLFRFAVPPALGNNLTDNVMITVDIIPSGWSSSNGKSDKTKSAPSRDPERLQKIKESLLLEDSEEEEGDLCRICQMAAASSSNLLIEPCKCTGSLQYVHQECMKKWLQAKINSGSSLEAVTTCELCKEKLQLNLEDFDIHELHRAHANEQAEYEFISSGLYLVVLLHLCEQSFSDMMGNTNEPSTRVRLQRMIPKKMETITEHLILPNFIRDKWMICEQVFIKTGN